The Thalassotalea sediminis genome includes the window ACCGGTTTGTTTAATGCTGCAAATTCAAACAATGCAGAAGAGGCGTCACTGATAAGTACATCTGCTACTGCCATGAAAGGTACTAATGAGTAATCAGTGACCTCTGCTAAGTAGACATTTTTATAGGTTTGCCAATGTTTGAGTAAAGCTTGCTGTTGGTGATACTTTTCTTTACTTAAAGAGAAATAATGAGGCTTAATCAGTATATTGTAGGCATTAAACGTTTCTGGCCAGTTTTTTGGGAAGCATTCTATACTACTTGGATAAAATGTCGGCGCATACAATAATGTTGGTTTATCTAAGTCTAAGCCAAGCTTTTCTAAATCAAGGCCTACAGGCTCGTGATTAATAATCGGATCAAGCTTACAAAAACCTACATTGATGAAGGTATCTTGTGGGTACATTTCTCGAAAACGATCTGTACGATGTTGTCCTTCAACAAATCTTACTGTGGTTGGAGTATCAGACTTTGTATAATAACTCGCCTTTGGACCAATACCATGACCTAGCTGGACAGATTTACTTACTTGGTGAACTTTGTCCAAGAAAGGGAAGCTATTGGCGAAAAAAATCCAGTCTGCTTTGACAGCTAAGTAATGTTCGGTTGCTTGTTGCTCGTTGTTAACCCAAATATGCTCAAGCTGTTCTTGCTCAATGATTTTTTGAATGATCTCATCATGAATACCTTTATAAAAAACAAAGGTTGCTTTACCCGCCGATTTTTTTTTAAGTTCTTGATATACAGGAAGGTATTGAGGTAAGTAGTATAGATGTAATACGTCAAAAATAATTCGCATAGTCGATGGTAAATTAGTTGGTAGCATTAGCGCTTTGTTACTATTCAGCTAATACTACCATTTCTTTGCCGTCTAATTGCAGTTATTTATTTCCAGTTATCCATACTTGAACGCTTTCTCGCTGCTAGTCTAGGTAGAACAAGACCGAGTATTAAGCCAATAGCTAAAACAATAGCACCATTAAAGAAGTACTCTTTTTTCAACGCTAAATCTTGATTGTCTACCTTGGATTTTGCTGCATTTAGCTCTTTAGTTAATGTCGTTATTTGCTCGTTTAACGCCTTTTCATTTGTTTTTAGTTGGTTTATTTCGCGGTTTGCTAAAGATAAGCTAGACTCCGATTGTTCTACGCTTTCTTCTTGATTAGCAAGCTTAGTATTTAATTCAGCAATAGCGAATCTCATACCTGGCGTTTTGCTAAGGTATTTACTTTCAACCCAAGTAACTCTGCCGCGAGGGTCAATAATTTCGGTATAACCGTTGCTCTCATTGCCTGTTAATTTGATTTCATCGCCAGCATTAACACTGCCTACAATGCGATAATTCGCACCTGCACCAGCATGCATGTAAATAAATAAATCATCTATAATATAGGCTGATTCTTTCGCTTCTGGTTGTGATTCTTCAGATAAAGCTTGTGGTGCGATTAGCGACAAGCTTGCAATCACCAAACATGTTATTAATTTCATTTAGTTACCTAAATACTTCTATTCTTTGTTCGTTGATGAAAATAGTAGGGGTTTGACCGTACGATAGCAAGCGAAAAATATTGCACCATGGCGTTAGCTTTTGTATGGTAAACTCAAAATAAGCCAACTTTACCGTAGAGTTCGTAAAATATACCTAATGATCACCGAAGTCGAACTTAAATACTTGATTTTAAGTGAGGATGCATCCACAAAAATCGAGCAGCTATTATCTAATCATCACATATCCTATGAGTATAATGTACGTCGGTTACATAACTGTTATTTTGATACGCCGGATTTGCAATTACGCCAGTTAGATTTTGGTCTGAGAATTCGTCAGTATGAAACACACCTTGAACATACGATAAAAACTGCAGGTAAAGTGATAGGTGGTTTGCATCAGAGACCAGAATATAACGTTAATGATTCTCGAAACTTCCCAGAACTTACTCTCTTTCCTACAGATATTTGGCCAGATCAGGTAAATGTTGGTCTAATTCAATCAGCCTTAACCTCGCTTTTTTCTACTAATTTTGAACGTGAAACTTGGTTAGTTGAAATGAGTGGTTCAAAAGTTGAAATTGCGCTAGATCAAGGGGAAATATTATCTGATGGCCGTAGTACCGTCATAAATGAACTTGAGTTAGAGTTAGTTGAAGGCGAGATGAGTGCACTTTATGAAATAGCTAGCATACTCTTTACAGGCTTGTCATTGCGTGCTGGCATTCATAGCAAGGCTGCTCGTGGATACCGGCTTTTTGCTAATGCATCCATTGAATTTGAACCTGAATTATTGTTTAGTGACGGCCATTCAACCTTAACTTCACAACAATGGTTTACAACGGCACTCAGTCATTATCTTCAGCAATTGCAAATGTGTGTGGAAAAGTACTTAACTGAAAAATCGTTAGTCGCGCTCGCAAGTGTTGTGGAACTGTTGTCAGTGATTCGTCATGGCTTTTGGTTATATGACGAACTACTAACAGAAGAGTGCATTGCTGTAAGACAAGAGTTGAGCTTTTTTATTCAGTTATTTGCTTGGGTTGAAAGTGCGATTCACCTCAAAGAAGTGATGAATAAAACGGGAAACTATCGTAAGAAACTCGAATATAGTCAACAGCTTGTAGAACAATTGAAATTAGAAAAAAGGCGTTTCCCTGATTTTTCGATGGTATGTGAATTATTACACAGTGAGCGCTTCAATCAATTACAACTCCGTTTACTTCAGTTGATTTTGTCAGATATTAAACCGTTTACTTTTGTTGAACAAAGTGAAGAACAATCGTTATTGCCTTTCGCACGACACTGTATGAGTGCTAGTTTAACAGAGCTTCATCAAGAAATGATCGCAGTTGATATTACCGACGCGGAACAATTATTAGCGAAGCGAAAGATTTTGCAGCGCTGTTTATTAACAGGTAATTGGTTTGGACATTTATTTGATCAAGAACATCGTCACCAATTTCGTATTCCTTGGTTAGATATGCAGCAAGGATTATCTGAATTGCAAAGCTTATGGATTATCAAACAGCAATTAGAAAAGTTAGATAAAGAAGATAACGCATCAGCGGTTAAAGTTATTGCTTGGCAACAAAGAAAAGTAGAAAACTTACTCGTAGCATTATCTCATACTAAAGACGCAGCATTAGCGCTTCCTGCCTATTGGCAAAATTAATGATGTTTTTGCGTTGCCTTAGTTTTATTTTTACCGTTGGTTTTGCTTTATACGCTCATACGAGTGTTTATCTATTGCCTAACGCTGACAGCAGAGTTATTGGTGAAGATATCAAACATGAAGTTTTGCCTGGTGATTATTTTCAAGCACTTGCGGAATATTATGATGTAGGGCTACTTGCACTTATCGAAGCTAACCCTAATGTCGATCCATTCTTGCCTACTGTGGGCGATACATTGGTCATTCCAAAACGTATGATTTTACCTTTTGGTGAGCGCAAAGGAATAATCATTAATTTACCTGAACTTCGTTTGTACTACTTCCCGCCAAATGAGTCACTTGTCTATGTTTTTCCTGTTGGAATAGGAAGAGAAGGACTTTCAACGCCCAAAATAACAAGTGTAATTGGTGATAAACGTAAAGATCCTATTTGGCGACCACCTGAAGCACTTCGAAAGCGGTATAGAGAAGAGCATGGTGTTGAACTCGCTAAAGAAATATTGCCAGGCCCTAATAATCCTTTTGGTAAATATGCGCTTAGAATTGACACAAGTGAATACCTCATTCATGGTACAAACAAACGCATGGGTATTGGGTTACGTGCCAGTTCTGGCTGTATTCGAATGTACGCGCCTGATATTGAATGGCTATATCATAATGTAGCCGTAGGCACGCAAATAAAGATAATTGATCAGCCTATCAAAATGGCCTATCAGCCTAATGGCAAAAAGTTGATTGAGGTACATAAACCGTTAAAAGAGTACGCGAATAAACGGCACAATGGACTATCAAAGTCGGTAAGAAAATTTTTAGGAGAGGCAACAGATAGTGAGCGGATACAACAGATACTCACTGAACAAAAAGGGCTTGTTTACACCTTAATGTAAAATAAGCCCTTAACAAAGTAATTTAACGTTTACTTTTTAAAGCTAGAAGAAATATTGTTTAGCTTTTGTTTTGTTTTTTTATTTTCTGCTCTTATTTCATTTAGCGCTTGTGTATTTTTAGTTTGCTGTTCTTTTAGTTTACTGACTTCAGTCGTGAGCCTATCAACTTTATTTGATAAGGTTGTTACTTGTTGCTCAAGATTATTTGAGTTAGAGCACCCAGTAAAAAGCAATATTGTTGTTATGCTTATACATAGTGATTTTTTCATAATTGTTACGTCCCTTAATCTTTGTTGGCGTTATTAACCATAGGTTCAATTTTATCCACTAGCAAGTCAATTTTTTTCTCTAGTTTCTTATTCATTTCTAAAATTTCAGCATTTTGTTTACGTAATTCTCTATTTTTCACATTGGTATCTGAAAAGCCAACAAACTTATTTACAAATTGGGCGCCAACAAAACCAACCATACCAACGCCTATATAGAACATAGCTGCGACAATTACTCGTCCTTCTAATGTTGTTGGATAAAAATCGCCAAAACCGATAGTACTAGCGCTCATTTGCAGTGTCCAGAATGCATCTTTATAACTTTTAATATTACCGTCGCTCGTCGCCGCTTCAAATTGATACAAGGGAATAGAAAGTATTGCGATGATGCCATACAGTACAGCAATAGTTATTAATAATAGATAGAACGAGTTATAATTTTTCACGCCAAACTCGTCGATAGTGTAAGCTTTTAATTTTTTGTTCATTGTAATAATTAACGATTAGTTTCCTTGATCGACATGGTAAACTAAATCTTCCATTAATTTTCGTTTTATTTCTAGTTGTTGTGTTGCATCTAGACCATATTTTTCAGCTAAGGCTTGATAATCTTCACTCGAAAGGCTAACAGTTAGTCTAGGCCGTTTAGGGCGCTTATTTACTGGCAAGCCAAGGATTTCTCTAATTTTTTCTGATGGGCTTAAGCCTGACTCTAAAGCTTCACGTCGAATATGCATTTGAAATTTTTCATCTAAATCAAATGCCACTTGCGTAGCTTTAGCTGCTTTAACTGAAGATTGCCATTTATCAGGGACTTTTCGACTCACTATTTAACTTCCTGGGTACATATCTACGATATCTGTGGTAGGGCGGTACAACGTTAAAAAAACCTCCGTATCGCCATCTGACCATACTTCAACTTCTACACCTTTATCCTCATCTTGGTTTAGCAACATATAACGCTCAAATTGTTCTCCAGAGCCTTCTCCTTCATAAGGAGATAGTTTCTCTGTTCTACTATCTTTTCGGTGAAAGTAGCCAATTTGTGCAAAAATGCGCTGCAAGTAAGAACTATCACTCCATTGGTTAGTATTATCGTTATCGCTTACACGATCAAGTTGCGCCTCACCAGGTTCATCAAATAATGTAGAGAATTGATCTAAGTCGAAAAGCGTTTCAACGTCATGATGTTGAATTTTCATGGCGAATTTTAAGTAAATAACATCGTCAACATCAAGAGAAAGGAATAACTGCTTTTCTGTATTGCCTTTTAATACCCATTCTGTTTCTGTTTGATGCTCATATTCGTAGCTATTAATGGCTGACACTTCAAATTGTTGCCCTCGCAAAAGCTCAGGTAACGCAAAGCTATCATTTAACTGGATAATATCACCTGTTTTTAGGTCGTTGACCTGTGATATTTTTCGCGCTGTTGTTTTGTCTTTGTTAAAGATATTTTTAAATAAGCTCATCATTAGTACCAAAAAAGGCCACTTGGTTGGGAGACAAGTGGCCAAAGGGTTTAAAATTGACTATTTCTGTTTTGCTTTTAGGCGTTCTAGCACTGAATTCGCGCTTTTATCTTGCTCGCCTATGCCCGCAGCTTTTAATTTTGCTTCTAAGGAGTTATCAGAGTTTTCTGATTCTAATACTTCAGCTGCTTTTAATTGATCATCAAACTTTTGTTGTTTTGCCTTAATGCGCTCTAAAGAATCTTTGGCGTTCAACAGTTTTGAATTACTAGACGAAAAATTGTCAGTGATCGCCGATGTCGCTTTTTGTACACTTTCGGTTGTTTTAACCATCGATAATTGACGTTTGTGTTCTTGTACTTGGCGTTCACTTTTCTTGACTAGTTCTTTTAACCTGTTGGCATTAGTTTCGAAGCTATCAAGTGCCTGTTGCTGAGCGGCAAGTTCACTTTCTAACGCTGAGATTTTTTCTGCTACAGCAAGTGCTAATGTTTCATCACCTTTTTCTAGCGCCTGCACTGCATAGCCTTCATGTTCTGTGATTTCTCGTTTAATGCGGTCAACTTCACGGCTAGATGCCATTTGTTGTGCCATTACGCCCGTTAGGTCACGCTTTGCTTTTGTTAAATGGTTTTCTGCATCTCGTATTTCTTGTTCAAAGATTCGAGTTGCATTTGCATCTACCACAGCTTCGCCAACTTCTGTGGCACCACCACGGATAGCAGTCATAATTTTTTTGAAAATGCTCATAATATTACTCCAGTAATAGGGTGGTTATAATAGAAAATCACTCATGTCATCGATAACTTCGATGGCATTGTTACTTAAAACAGCTAGTTCGTGTTCAATATCACTAAACGGTGAACTTGTTGATAAGGCACCAAAGATCACATATTTATCGCCAACTTTAGAAAATGATGACAACGGCATTGGTATGTTCATCTCTAACATAGCTTCGTGCATGTCTGATTTAGTGTCTTGCTTTACTTCATCTTCACCCCAAAGGTAAGTAATACATAGAATCTGATCATCTGTTACAGAAACAAAGATTGGTAGCTCTTCACGTCCGATTACAGTGATCTGCAATACGTCTACTTCACCAGAAATAGGTTGGCAGTCAAATACCATACCTGTTTCAGAGTCATCCGCTAACGCATTCAGGTGATTCGCGATATTGTGAATATTCATTTGATTCCTCATCTATTTAAGCTCGATAACATGTTATCGAATTTATCTACGACATATTATGTCGATGTGTTAAATGTAACACCGTGACATAATATGTCAAGCACATTGTTGTTATTAATTTTACTATTGATTATAGGCACTATTTAAACCTTGTTGTTCACGCCAAGCTTGTTGGTGAAGTTGATAAATAGTGTGGCTCCCTAAGTAGTTTATTGGTATTTTTTCTTTTTCTTGGTAAAAATCAACCGAAAACTCAAAAGCTCCTAATAGCATTGGTAATGTTAGCCAAGACTGAGGCTGTTGCAGGTGGCTCAATTGCCTAAGCCTAGTTTTTGGACTAACACCGTTTTTGGAAGCGATTGTCCACCCCCACTCACCGAAACTTGGTACATTATCGTGGTATTGTTCAACATGATTAAAACCAGCAGCTTCTATGGTTTTACCTATTGCAATAAAGGCTGTTTTTGCGTGGTAAGGGCTGGTAGATTGCACTGACATAAGCCCATCGCCTGATAAAAGCTGTTTTAGCTTGGCATAGAAACTAACTGAATAGAGCTTATTTAAATCGGGATGATTAGGATCAGGTAAATCCACGATTATTGAGTCAAACGTGCGCGACGAAGCAAGAAAAGTTTCAATCGCTAAATAAGCATCCTGGTGTAAAAGTTGTACACGAGAATCTTGTAAGCTTCCTTTATTTAACGTTAATAACCGCTTTGATAAATTATGATCTACGCTTTCGTTGGGATATTTAAATGTATTAACTAATTGTTCATCTAAATCAATTAATGTAACGGAAGTAGGGTTCCAAGCTAATACATCTCGAAGTGCTAAGCCATCACCGCCGCCAATAATAAGGATATGCTCTTGTCGCGCAGAGCCCGCTAATGCAGGTGTTACTAAGTAGCTATGGTAAATGTGTTCATCCGCGGAAGAAAATTGCAAACGGCCATTAAGATAGAAATTTAATATTGATGGTTGTTCATTACCCAAACGGCGTTCAGTGAAAGTGAGTTGTTGATAACGTGTTTTTTCGGTATAAATCACTTTATCTAAGTACAACAAGTTACTCATACTATTGAGCCATTGGTTACCATGCTGATAAATAAATACCAACCCAATAAACATAATGCTATGTAATGCGATAAGTATCTTCTGCCAGCGTAAGTGGTGCCAAAACGCGAAAATAAAGATAAAGCCAGCGATCAAATTTAATCCGGCGGTAAGGGCGCTTGCTTTACTAATATCTATGGTGAGTAAAAAAATCACCCAAATGGCTGCGCCAATTCCTGCGCCAATATAGTCAGCGCCATAAATTGTTCCAAGGTTATTGGCGAGGTGTTTTTGATGAAGTTTCTCTCTAATTTGCGCAATAAGTGGTATTTCCATACCAATAAAGAAACCCAGTAATAATCCAAAAAAGTATGGGCTATTTAACGCTAACCAAGTAAGTTGCTTGATAAAGCCACCGCGTATAAGAACATCCGGTGGTATTTCAAAGGTATCGCTAATTACTTGTGGCAATATTTGTGTAACAGCGATCAAGCCACCAATAATTAAGATTGCAGATGAGCCAATTATTGCGACTAATAGCTCTAACCAAACAATACCATTAAATGGACACGCTATTTTTCGAGCAGCAAAAGCGCCAAGACCCATTGCTACAATCATAAGGCCTATCATGGCATATATTGCACTTTCCATTATACCGAGCACACGCCCAGCATAATGAGAAAGTAAATATTCATAGATTAGTCCACAGCCGGCAAGTACCGCCATAGATAAAATCAGAAGAACATCATACCAAAACAGTCTTTGAAACAAGAATTTTGGCAAAATTCTACGCCATTAAAGCCGTTAATATGAGTGCAATAGAAATACTAATCGCCATTTCCACACTTGCAACGCCAATATTATGTTGCTGATCAACTTCCTCAACAAGGTTGATCCCCCAAAGTATTATGCGTTTAGCAATTGCTGTAAGTACGGCAACTAAAATCGTCATACAGATACTAAAGACAAACCAGCCTACTAAATTTTCTAGTAGGGTATCTGGGCTGTAAACAAGAAAGTAACTTGCAGCAGTAACGGCTAACGCTGTACTGATAACTTGACCGGCGTATCTGATCGCTAATGCATCTTGACCATTAGCAAACGCTTCTTGCATGCTATCTTCTTGATTGTTTTTAGCATATTGTTTTTCTTTAATACGAGTAACAAGTACCAGCATGGCTTGAGAGACAAAAAAGCCCGCAATAATCGCGATAAAAGTACTGATATCTAAGCCATGAACCCACAATAGTACCGCACGAATAATAATGGCGGTAGCAATAGCGCCGGCAGCATCCACGATACCTACGGTAATATTGCGTGCTTTAATTTGTTCAGTTTTATTAATTTGGTTTAGTGCTAATCTATCGTGAATAATACGTCCGACTTTAATCAGTATTAAACCTAATAGTCCATAAGAAAGCATTCCAATAGCTTCCATGGTGTAACTTTCAGCGTTTTCGCCTGTAATTGCACCTGTTAGTACAATGCCTAGAGCGGCGACACTACCAGCAACACTGATGCCAAAAGCAAAATTATCTTCTTTTGACAATTCGTCTGTTGCATTAACTTGTGCTGATATACCAGATATAAATTTCATAAAGCCAAGTAATATGATGGCAATGGATATATCGATCGCAAGGTAGATCAAAAGATCTACATTTAAGCCTATATTTTCGAGTAATGTGTTCATATTATTTCCTTGCGTATTCTGCTCTTATTTTCCGCGACGAAAACTACGAGATGTTGTATTAGCGCTATTTCTAAAACTCGCGTTTTTACTGTAGCTAGATGATTTCTTGGCGTAACTACTTTTAGCTCTACTCGTTTTAGCGAATTTATTAGCACTTGATTGAGCACTTCTACTTTGCCCTGACAGCGCAGATGCACCGGATTTATTTTTGCTATACGGGCTGCGATAGCGCTGTCCTTTATTACTAAAAGACTTTCTTGTACGTGTTTCTAATTGTGTTTGTTTTTGAAGTTGAGACGGTGAACTATAGCGTGTACGCCCGTAATCGTGGTAATAACTGTAATTACGATTGCTGCCCCACTGGTGATAATAGCGTTTACGTTTATAATCGAAAATGTCATCCATTAGCGAGTAAACTCCGTACCAAGCCCAAAACGACATGCCGCTACTATTTGTTTGCCACTGTCCATAATTAGGGTTACCAACAAGCTGCTCACCAACACCAAAATCTTGTGCATTATTAGCTTTTAGACTTTGTTCTTTACTCAGGGCATTTACTCTTGGTAGTTCACCACCTGACATATCTGCAAGCACATTAAGTGGATCACTTAATGCGTCAGAGTATAGGGTAGGATCTGACGCTTGGTATATATTAATGAGTTCTTCAAAAACAGCTTCATTACTTGCAAACATTTGAGGTTGATTTTTAACGGTATTTAACCTGTCTTGCAAGGCTTTATACATAGGACTTTTTGTTGTTGAATCTTTTAAAAATTCCTCAACAACAGGGCGTAATTGTGGTTTACTCGCGATTAATTGCTCTGCATACTGTTTGATAAGGGTTGCATTTCGCACTTCGCCTGCTGATAACGCAGCGCCAAGCTGAGTTAATCGCTGTTCGGTTAGCGGCGTTTGCTGGGCAATTTTATCGATGTAGGGATCTGAACACCCCACTAAAAACAGTAAAAAAGCGATTATTAGCGATTTTGTTAACTGGTGCATTTCTGCCATAGTTCCCTCAAAATGCTATGGTTATCTTTCATTAATAACACTGTTGACATAATATGTCTACGGATATTTTGTTAACAAACATTATACAAGTTTACACGGTAGGTGATAGGGGTGAATAAAGATTTTCGTAAACCCATGAATGTTGTTTTGTTGGAGCAACAAAACAAGAGTTGGCAACAATTTAGTGAGCAGTATGCAGAAATTGCGACTGACTTTTGTGCCAATGCGTCTCAGCAACAGCTTGAAGACTTCAAAAGGTCGATAGCACTAAGTGATTTTATTCATCGTTCAGCAATGCAAGCCCCAGTCTTGATAACATCATTATTTTTATCGTCGACGATTTATCGAAAAGACTTACCCGATTACCATCAGCTATTGCAGGCGCAACTTTCCGATTGTACTTCCGAGGAGTCACTGCATCGAGTGCTTAGACAATTTCGTATGCAAGAAATGGTTGCGATAGCATTTGCAGATATGGTGCTAAACCTTTCAATTGACGCGTCTTTAGCGCGTTTATCTTTGTTAGCAGATAGCCTTATATTATGTGCTTTAGAATGGTTATCACAGTTGTGTTATCAAACGCTTGGTAGACCGATGAATAATAACGGGGAATTACAACCTTTACTCGTTTATGGCATGGGGAAACTTGGTGGTAAAGAATTAAACTTTTCTTCTGATATTGATCTGATCTTTGTTTATCCAGAATCAGGTGAAACCCAAGGTGGTAGGAAAAGTATTGATAATCAAAACTTTTTTACTCGTCTCGGGCAGAAACTTATCACCGCATTAAATCAGAAAACAGCAGACGGATTTGTTTATCGTGTTGATATGCGATTAAGACCTTTTGGTGAAAGTGGACCACTGGTCTTGAGTTTCAATGCGATGGAAGATTACTACCAAGAACAAGGACGAGACTGGGAACGTTACGCTATGTTAAAAGCTCGATTGATCGGTGAAGGAAAGTACCATGGAATTTTAAGTGAAATGCTAAGGCCATTTGTGTATCGACGATATATTGATTTTAGCGTTATAGATAGCTTGCGTCGCATGAAAATGATGATCGCACAAGAGGTTAGGCGTAGACAACTTATCAATAATATTAAACTAGGTGCAGGTGGTATTCGAGAAATAGAGTTTATTGTTCAAGTTTTTCAATTGATTCGTGGTGGGCGCACAAAAGCACTTCAGCAACGAAATTTATTGACGGTTTTACCGCAGTTAGTTGAGCATGAGGCCATTTCAGAAAGTAGCCGACAGTTACTTGAAAATGCCTACCGATTTTTACGTCGCTTAGAAAATATCATACAAGCTTTACATGATGAACAAACGCAAACTTTGCCAGATGCAGAGCTAGATAGACTTCGAATATTACATGTACTTGGCGAAGAAAACTTTAGCGACTGGCAAGCGTTACTAACACACATTCATGAAATTATGTCTGCAGTGCATCAAGAGTTTTCGGCATTAATTGGAGAAGAAAGCCCAAATCAACAAAATATTGATAGCCATTGGGCAGACTTATGGGAAGGAGATTGGCCGATCGAAGAATGCCAAGGGTGGATAGAAGATCATGAGCCTAATTGGCAAGGTAAGCAAATATGGCAGTTGT containing:
- the glnE gene encoding bifunctional [glutamate--ammonia ligase]-adenylyl-L-tyrosine phosphorylase/[glutamate--ammonia-ligase] adenylyltransferase, translated to MNKDFRKPMNVVLLEQQNKSWQQFSEQYAEIATDFCANASQQQLEDFKRSIALSDFIHRSAMQAPVLITSLFLSSTIYRKDLPDYHQLLQAQLSDCTSEESLHRVLRQFRMQEMVAIAFADMVLNLSIDASLARLSLLADSLILCALEWLSQLCYQTLGRPMNNNGELQPLLVYGMGKLGGKELNFSSDIDLIFVYPESGETQGGRKSIDNQNFFTRLGQKLITALNQKTADGFVYRVDMRLRPFGESGPLVLSFNAMEDYYQEQGRDWERYAMLKARLIGEGKYHGILSEMLRPFVYRRYIDFSVIDSLRRMKMMIAQEVRRRQLINNIKLGAGGIREIEFIVQVFQLIRGGRTKALQQRNLLTVLPQLVEHEAISESSRQLLENAYRFLRRLENIIQALHDEQTQTLPDAELDRLRILHVLGEENFSDWQALLTHIHEIMSAVHQEFSALIGEESPNQQNIDSHWADLWEGDWPIEECQGWIEDHEPNWQGKQIWQLLVDFRKDVGKRSVGSRGRQVLDKLMPQILTTVSELNGNEICLERVLWILAKVVTRTAYLELLYENTGALKHLVKLCHASRWVAEHIAKYPIILDELIDPKLLNNPPTLDSYGVELRQQLLRIPEDDLEAQMEALRQFKQAQQLRIAAADIVDVLPVTKVSDHLTALAEAIIAEVINMAWQQIAEKYGVPEHLPENNKAFAVLGYGKVGGLELSYSSDLDLVFVHNHDINDMTNGSKQVAAGQFYAKLAQRIMHIFNTRMASGILYELDMRLRPSGNSGVLVVSLPTFAQYQKEEAWTWEHQALVRARVVFGDTNITQQFELIRREVLSRKRDLTQLKQDVIKMREKMREHLDKSTDEVADIKQGEGGLVDIEFLAQYLVLGYSRDFPEICHYSDNLRIFEALAKHLVIEEKQLEVLATSYCHLRDFGHKTSLQQQENKMSKTRFAELTAPVDAIIKQFFKN